TTACAACATTGTCAATATAACGTGCATAGTCTTCTTTTTTTGTAATTTTATCAGGAATTCTTGGACCACCTTTTTTAGGTATAAGTTTTTTATATGCTTCCTCATAAGTACTTAACATTGAAAAATCTATATCAAGTGGAAATGAAAAAAATATATCAAATTGTTGAAGATGTTTTGCAAACTTTTCTATTTTCTCTCTGCTATATTCGTCATATGACCAATTTGGCATATTGTCAAATTCTTCTTTAGATAAATCTGCTAAAACACTTTTTTCATCATAGCCACTTTGTATAAGCTGATTCATTATATAATGCAACTTTTCCCATCCCCCTGTATTTCTTTCGATATCCATATCAAGCAATGTTATATAATTAATACCAATATCTTGCAGAAGTCTCCAAAAATGATTTACAAATCTTCCTCCAAGTGGCACAATACTTATTGCACAGCTATCAGCTGACAAACCGCTCTTTTCAATCATTTTCTTGATTATTAGTTCTTCACTATCACCTTCACCTAATATTACCAACCTGGAAAAGTATATCTCAGGATAAGCTTTTACAGCCTCCTTTACATATTTAAATGCTTCATCAATTTGTTCTGGTAAAATAATCCTTGAAACTTTAGTACATAAATCCTCATTTTTTATTCTTAGGTGACGTATTTCTGTAGGCTCAATTCTACTTATAATACTTGCCGAATGTGAAGTAAGTATAACCTGTGCATTTTGCTTTGAGGAAATATCTTTTAGGTTATCCATAATACGTCCTAATAAATGAGGACAAACATGATTTTCTGGCTCTTCTATTGCAAGCAAAACAAGTGTCGAAGGTTCTTTGTTAAAAGGACTTTTAGAAGAATGTTTTGACTGTAGGATTCTATTCTCAAATTCAAGAAGGGAATTTACCAATGTTAAATAAAATAGCGAGCGCAATCCATCGCCCAATTCATTTACTGTATAAGACTTAGGTTCAGAAGTTGGATAAAATTCTATTTCAACTTTCTTTAAAACAGTATCCAAGTCTCCCCTACTAAAACGCATGTGTGCCTCTTTATACCTATAATCCCTATGATATTTCTTCCACGTATTACTAATAATTTCTTTTACTAAAGATACTCCTGGATTTTTTGCAAAAAGTTTGTCAATCTCTTCCGTCTTCTCCCTTATCTTACTTTTGAAATCTTCCTCCCATTCTATGCTATTGAGTATTTTCCAGAGTATAGAGTTCGAAACATTTCTTAATTGAGGAGAGACATCTCTTATAGCCGGAACATATACAAATAGAATTCTTGATAAATGCTCTCGTTTTGCTTTTTCGTAATCGCTGTCTTTTTCTCTACCTTCCGGGGCTTTAATAAATAATATTTCTGTTTCAATATCTCCATCAGGAGTATTACTTTTTTGCCATGAAGATTTCAAACATATCCTTACATATGGTAAAACGCCAGGTTCTCTAATAACCATATAATTCCAAAAAGATGGTATACTATTGAGTTCAGTATTCTCTTGCCGCAATTCTGGAAAACTTAATTTTACCTCTATGTATAAGTCGTTATTTTCAATTTCTTGCGGATCCATGCTTTTAGGTACATGGAAATCAGAACGTTTAATCTCTTTATTGTCACTCCCAAATATTTTCATTAATGCATGTAAAACTGCTGTTTTTCCACAGCTATTTGCACCTATTAAAGCAGTTAGCTTATCAAATTCAATTACTGTTTCCTCAGGACCAAAGCATCTAAAATTTCTGATTTTTATTTTATCAATATACACTTTATTTCACTCCTGTGTAATTACTTATATCTTCTTTTATTTGCAACTGTTTTTTGTCCGCCATTGTCTTATAATATTAGCAACTTTATCTGCGTAATCAGGATTTTTTAAACCGAAGCAATTTAAATTTTTCAACCAATCTTCATTTCCAACATAGTCTATGATCGTTAAAACATAGTCCCAAAAGTCTTTTTTATTCTCTGAATTCAAAATCTCAAAGCATATTTCAAAAACATATTCTTGGAAAAGTGAAGATAATATTTCTTGAATAAAGTAAGTTAAATAATAGCTGCTACGAAATGGTACATAAAAATCAGATACTTGAATTATTGCCTCTCTTAGATTATTAGGATTTTCCAATTCATCCAATAAGCATTCTTTTGCCTTTTTATACTCAGCAGCTATCATAGGTAGCTTTTCGGATTCGTTAGATATAAACATCTTATAAATACCATACAAGAAAAATATCTTATAGGTATATTCCTTGCTGTTCTTAAATTCAGAAAGCAAAATATTTAATTTTTGGGCATTAGGTTTCCTATATAGTCCTTCAAGCGCATATGTTCTAACCCCATCCCATTTCCCATTATAAAAATAGTGTTCAGATGTATAATAACAGTATCTCCTCAATATTTTAAGGGTATTATCATCGTTAAATTCAGATATATAAAATAACATATCAGATAAAATTATTTCATTTTCATTCAATTTCGGATCGTTAAATGCGAATTGTAAAGCTTTCTTATATGCTTCATCCCCAATGATTTTTCGTACCTTGGCAGGAGCACTCCATAAATACTCAATTTCTTCAAAGTTTAATGTTGCCAATTGCTGACCAATGTAATAATCATTATTTTTTTCACAGTTTAAAGCTCTTTCAACAAGTTCTCTTATAAATTCATCATTATCACACGGCTTAAGTTCTCCCATTAACTCCATTACCTCTATAATAAGATTGTTTGCAAGACCCCAAAAATGTCCTTTATATGTTTTTTTAAACATCTCATAAACCTCTTCTACACCTTTAGGTTTGATTCTAAAATATGAATCTAGCTCTAAAAGTATATAATATAAAAAATCCTTATCCTTATACTTAAAGCACTTCAAATAAAAATCCTTAACCTTATCCCATTGTTCATCACTTGCTTTATCAAGATGTTTAATAAATCTTGCGGCGAGTATTGTAGCGGCTTTACCATATTTAAAAGGATTGGTTAATAAGTCCAGGACTTCAGCAAGACGCATTCTTCTAAAAACCTCTATTCCAGGCATGCTGTTGAAAATGGCATTAATATCACTATTTTTAAACCTGAAACTACTAAAATCTTTATAACCCTTCTCCTCTTTACTTTTCAAATATTCAAACACAGCCATTAATAACCTTTTATCATAATAAAAACGGCTGCAAATACATAATGCCTTGTCAAAGTTTTCATTATTTTCTTCATCATTTGAAAATACTTTTCTAACGAAATCTACTACTCTCTCACTTACAAAATCATCAATTCTTTCGACTGCTTTTTGAAAAAGGCTGGATGGTATATTTTCAATATTTTTTTCAAAAAATGAATTTTCATTTTCAAATGCTATCAATAGAGGCTCCATTAATACTGGATTTTTGAAAACATCAGCAAGAAAATCAGAATCATCTTTTTTTTCTAAGATATACACACTAGCAAAAAAATCTACAAGATTATTATGTTCAAACTGATAATAATCGTTTAATTCTTGTATAAATTTGCAACTAACCAAACAATCTCTTACATCATCTATGTTAATTTGGCCAAAAAGGGAAAATTCATTTAAAGCATCTGCAATGAGCCTGTTAATATAGCATAAATTTAAACGCACTTCCATATCATTTAATGTTTTGAAAGCAATATATGAAACAAGATAAGCTAAAAACTTTTCCTTTAATTTAAACTTATTTATTATGTCACGATTCCATTTAAGCATTTGATTAAATAATTCTTTATAAAAATAATGTGGTTTGCTACTAATTTCTTCTAAGAAAACAATAATACTTTTTTCTTGTTTTAATGTCTTAATTATAGACACAACTATAGTCAGATTAAATGGATTTGATAATAATTTTAAGATGTTTGTATTATTATTACAAAAATCTTTAATAATATTTAACTTTTCTGGCACAACTCTTGAAACAAAATTCAATATAGCATTATATTCTAATGGTTTCATTATATACTTTTCAAAATTTACGTTTTCAATTTTACTAACTTGATTATTTCTACAAGTAATAACAAATGTGTTTTTATTATACTTTAGGTTTTGAAGACATTTTATCTTAAATTCCTCAAAATATTTTTCAGATAATTCATCAAAACCATCAAGAAATATTTGAAAACGACCTTCTAATAAGAGCCTATTTATAAGCTCTATGTTAATCTGATTAAAACCCTTTTCGATATTAATTTTTATATATTCAGGCAAAGCTTCGCCACAATAACTCCTAAGTTCACAAAATACTGGTATAGATTTTAAATTCTTTTCTTTTAAACATTCTAAAAACCATCTCTTAACGAACGTACTTTTGCCTGCTCCAGCTTCCCCTGTCAATATAATGTTCTGTTTTGTTTTAAAGTCAATCTCCGTCCCATTTGAAACAGAGACAGCCTTTAATTCAAGTGCATAAATATCAAATTCCAGAAGCTTTCGATGATAGTTTTCCCTTATTTCC
The sequence above is drawn from the Caldicellulosiruptor bescii DSM 6725 genome and encodes:
- a CDS encoding ATP-dependent nuclease — its product is MYIDKIKIRNFRCFGPEETVIEFDKLTALIGANSCGKTAVLHALMKIFGSDNKEIKRSDFHVPKSMDPQEIENNDLYIEVKLSFPELRQENTELNSIPSFWNYMVIREPGVLPYVRICLKSSWQKSNTPDGDIETEILFIKAPEGREKDSDYEKAKREHLSRILFVYVPAIRDVSPQLRNVSNSILWKILNSIEWEEDFKSKIREKTEEIDKLFAKNPGVSLVKEIISNTWKKYHRDYRYKEAHMRFSRGDLDTVLKKVEIEFYPTSEPKSYTVNELGDGLRSLFYLTLVNSLLEFENRILQSKHSSKSPFNKEPSTLVLLAIEEPENHVCPHLLGRIMDNLKDISSKQNAQVILTSHSASIISRIEPTEIRHLRIKNEDLCTKVSRIILPEQIDEAFKYVKEAVKAYPEIYFSRLVILGEGDSEELIIKKMIEKSGLSADSCAISIVPLGGRFVNHFWRLLQDIGINYITLLDMDIERNTGGWEKLHYIMNQLIQSGYDEKSVLADLSKEEFDNMPNWSYDEYSREKIEKFAKHLQQFDIFFSFPLDIDFSMLSTYEEAYKKLIPKKGGPRIPDKITKKEDYARYIDNVVKSVLKSDNATGITYSDNEKELMVWYKYLFLGRGKPNTHFQALIELGDSIKSNMPDVFKNLINRAKELLENDPYSDISNLGDEKYADTKGTMETC
- a CDS encoding NACHT domain-containing protein; this encodes MRKQLYDGLVSISDDKFHRLCDEILEHYNPEYSNLDSHGMHLYKDKPVPGTPDSIKFFPDGSIYAFQYTTSDEKSLKNKLLRDIKEVGYWEYAKDVRRVVLCCNSKVKDDIRRECRAECSKYGWDLDIVDIDLIISLILNNYDVRVKASKYFEVDVFSINLESELKYYIENKYPLLASREIRENYHRKLLEFDIYALELKAVSVSNGTEIDFKTKQNIILTGEAGAGKSTFVKRWFLECLKEKNLKSIPVFCELRSYCGEALPEYIKINIEKGFNQINIELINRLLLEGRFQIFLDGFDELSEKYFEEFKIKCLQNLKYNKNTFVITCRNNQVSKIENVNFEKYIMKPLEYNAILNFVSRVVPEKLNIIKDFCNNNTNILKLLSNPFNLTIVVSIIKTLKQEKSIIVFLEEISSKPHYFYKELFNQMLKWNRDIINKFKLKEKFLAYLVSYIAFKTLNDMEVRLNLCYINRLIADALNEFSLFGQINIDDVRDCLVSCKFIQELNDYYQFEHNNLVDFFASVYILEKKDDSDFLADVFKNPVLMEPLLIAFENENSFFEKNIENIPSSLFQKAVERIDDFVSERVVDFVRKVFSNDEENNENFDKALCICSRFYYDKRLLMAVFEYLKSKEEKGYKDFSSFRFKNSDINAIFNSMPGIEVFRRMRLAEVLDLLTNPFKYGKAATILAARFIKHLDKASDEQWDKVKDFYLKCFKYKDKDFLYYILLELDSYFRIKPKGVEEVYEMFKKTYKGHFWGLANNLIIEVMELMGELKPCDNDEFIRELVERALNCEKNNDYYIGQQLATLNFEEIEYLWSAPAKVRKIIGDEAYKKALQFAFNDPKLNENEIILSDMLFYISEFNDDNTLKILRRYCYYTSEHYFYNGKWDGVRTYALEGLYRKPNAQKLNILLSEFKNSKEYTYKIFFLYGIYKMFISNESEKLPMIAAEYKKAKECLLDELENPNNLREAIIQVSDFYVPFRSSYYLTYFIQEILSSLFQEYVFEICFEILNSENKKDFWDYVLTIIDYVGNEDWLKNLNCFGLKNPDYADKVANIIRQWRTKNSCK